In the Chroococcidiopsis sp. SAG 2025 genome, one interval contains:
- a CDS encoding cyanophycinase encodes MSNNRGALVIIGGAEDKEGECQVLREFVRRAGGTKARIVIMTAATELPRDVGENYIRVFERLGAEDARIVDTETREDARSSTAIEAIEKATGIFFTGGDQARITDILKDTDIDALIHKRFGEGVVVGGTSAGAAVMPDVMIVEGDGETHPRMDTVELGPGMAFLPGVVIDQHFSQRGRLGRLISALAQQPAVLGFGIDENTAMVVTDSQFEVIGEGSVTIVDESEATYTNVSEILKDEPLAICGSRLHILPHGYKFDLKTRKPILENLTSDNSNLNNVANNGNIAASQVTV; translated from the coding sequence ATGAGTAACAATCGGGGGGCGCTAGTTATTATTGGCGGTGCAGAAGATAAAGAAGGTGAATGCCAAGTTTTACGGGAATTCGTGCGCCGTGCTGGGGGAACAAAAGCACGAATTGTTATTATGACGGCAGCCACGGAATTACCGAGAGATGTAGGAGAAAACTATATCAGAGTATTTGAGCGTCTGGGTGCGGAAGATGCTCGTATAGTTGACACCGAAACCCGCGAAGATGCTAGATCCTCTACTGCTATAGAAGCGATCGAAAAAGCCACGGGAATCTTTTTTACTGGCGGCGACCAAGCCCGGATCACCGATATTCTTAAAGATACAGACATAGATGCACTCATTCATAAGCGTTTTGGCGAAGGAGTCGTTGTAGGAGGTACGAGTGCGGGTGCAGCGGTGATGCCAGATGTGATGATTGTCGAAGGAGACGGAGAAACTCATCCCCGCATGGATACGGTGGAATTAGGACCAGGAATGGCATTTTTACCAGGAGTGGTGATAGATCAGCATTTTTCTCAACGGGGACGGTTAGGACGCTTAATTTCTGCCTTAGCACAGCAACCAGCCGTTCTGGGATTTGGGATTGACGAGAATACCGCTATGGTAGTAACCGATAGTCAATTTGAAGTGATTGGGGAAGGTTCTGTCACTATAGTTGATGAATCAGAAGCAACTTACACTAACGTCAGCGAGATCTTAAAAGATGAACCGCTGGCAATATGTGGCTCAAGACTGCACATTTTGCCTCATGGTTACAAATTCGATCTAAAAACTCGTAAGCCAATTCTGGAAAATTTAACCTCGGATAATTCAAATTTGAATAATGTTGCGAATAATGGCAATATAGCAGCTAGTCAGGTAACTGTCTAA
- a CDS encoding alpha-amylase family glycosyl hydrolase encodes MKNYQEFSLFAPYNNAVNLIGSFSNWQEIPMIKGEDGYFRTQVELEDEVYQYKFRLQTKSPNFKPDEWIEAIDPYATNVDRDNQNSIVRIKDGKKIVDDYVWQHDDQPLPTNRELIIYELHIADFSGGEGDEQNHGKFQDVIEKLDYLSELGINAIEFMPVNEFPGDYSWGYKVRHFFATESSYCSSYEYKQLIDECHARGMRVLMDGIYNHSDEECPLLLIDRNYWYYPSAKNPNDSSNYWGPEFNYEKSDDDLGIRPAWKFIGDVVSYWIQEFHLDGIRFDAVAQLNNNDFFHWITQEARNVAGSKAFYNVGERIPESPDLVGLKGPMDGCWHESFRYFIIPYISGEQFDLNKLKEVLDGKPQGYEDATNMVNYLASHDRNHLMVELGDRGIFDDAAFARVKLAAVLLMTAVGIPMIWMGEEFGMPSRQTPNRPNKLDWSLLESDRNQDLLLYYKRLIALRKEHPAVQSNNIEFFHENPDAKVLAYVRWNDAGDRVVVVANFSNQFLAGYQVTKFPATGKWYELTHNYEVEATNNGATVDLAESEAKVFVLMS; translated from the coding sequence ATGAAAAATTATCAAGAATTCTCGCTCTTTGCTCCCTACAACAACGCAGTAAATTTGATTGGATCTTTCTCTAACTGGCAAGAGATTCCCATGATAAAGGGCGAGGACGGATATTTTCGCACCCAAGTAGAACTAGAAGATGAGGTGTATCAATATAAATTTCGCCTGCAAACCAAAAGCCCCAATTTTAAGCCTGATGAATGGATAGAGGCGATCGATCCTTACGCTACAAATGTCGATCGCGACAACCAAAATAGTATCGTACGGATTAAAGACGGGAAAAAAATTGTCGATGATTACGTTTGGCAACACGATGACCAACCTTTGCCGACCAATCGCGAATTAATTATTTACGAACTTCATATTGCTGATTTTTCTGGGGGAGAGGGTGACGAACAAAATCATGGTAAATTTCAAGATGTCATTGAAAAGCTAGATTATCTCAGCGAATTGGGAATTAATGCAATTGAATTCATGCCTGTGAATGAATTTCCTGGGGATTATAGCTGGGGTTATAAAGTTCGTCATTTCTTTGCTACCGAATCTAGCTATTGTTCTAGTTATGAATACAAGCAGTTAATTGATGAATGCCATGCTAGAGGTATGCGCGTTCTCATGGATGGCATTTACAACCATTCTGATGAAGAATGTCCGTTATTACTCATCGATCGCAACTATTGGTATTACCCCTCAGCTAAAAATCCCAACGATTCTAGTAATTATTGGGGACCCGAGTTTAATTACGAAAAATCCGACGACGATTTAGGTATTCGTCCAGCTTGGAAATTTATTGGTGACGTGGTAAGCTACTGGATTCAAGAGTTTCACCTCGACGGTATTCGTTTTGATGCCGTCGCCCAGTTAAATAACAACGATTTTTTCCACTGGATTACTCAGGAAGCCAGAAACGTTGCTGGTTCCAAGGCTTTTTACAATGTGGGCGAACGCATTCCCGAATCGCCCGATCTCGTCGGCTTAAAAGGACCGATGGATGGCTGTTGGCACGAAAGTTTTCGTTATTTCATCATCCCTTACATCAGCGGCGAACAATTCGATCTCAACAAACTCAAAGAAGTATTGGATGGAAAGCCCCAGGGCTACGAAGATGCTACCAATATGGTGAATTACCTTGCCAGTCACGATCGCAACCATCTAATGGTAGAGTTAGGCGATCGCGGTATCTTTGATGATGCTGCTTTTGCACGGGTCAAATTAGCGGCAGTTTTACTCATGACAGCAGTAGGCATACCGATGATTTGGATGGGGGAAGAATTCGGGATGCCTTCTCGTCAAACCCCTAATCGACCGAATAAACTGGACTGGTCTTTATTAGAGAGCGATCGCAATCAAGATTTATTGTTATACTACAAGCGCTTAATTGCCTTACGCAAAGAACATCCTGCTGTCCAAAGTAACAATATCGAATTTTTTCACGAAAACCCAGATGCGAAAGTTTTGGCTTACGTGCGTTGGAACGATGCAGGCGATCGAGTTGTAGTTGTAGCTAATTTTTCTAACCAGTTTTTAGCTGGCTATCAAGTTACCAAGTTTCCCGCTACGGGGAAGTGGTACGAGTTGACTCATAATTATGAGGTTGAAGCTACTAATAACGGTGCAACTGTTGATTTAGCAGAATCCGAAGCGAAAGTATTTGTCTTGATGAGCTAG
- a CDS encoding class I SAM-dependent DNA methyltransferase, which produces MKQSLPASYFDNLYNADPDPWKFETSKYEADKYAATIAALPKPRYHSAFEIGCSIGVLTARLANRCDRILSVDLSEPALNRAIKRCESLPHVRLQLMGVPQEYPDETFDLTLVSEVGYYWCWEDLRKAQQLILSHLEPGGHLLLVHWTLYAKDYPLSGDEVHEAFLELVPTQLRHLKAQREEQYRLDLFEKVGSW; this is translated from the coding sequence ATGAAACAATCCTTACCAGCCAGTTACTTTGACAATCTTTACAACGCCGATCCCGATCCGTGGAAATTTGAAACCAGCAAATACGAAGCCGATAAATATGCTGCCACGATCGCCGCTTTACCCAAACCGCGCTATCATTCTGCATTTGAAATTGGCTGTTCGATCGGAGTCTTAACCGCAAGATTAGCCAATCGTTGCGATCGCATATTATCTGTAGACTTATCGGAACCAGCCTTAAACCGTGCTATAAAACGTTGCGAATCTCTCCCACACGTCCGCTTGCAACTCATGGGAGTACCGCAAGAATACCCCGATGAAACTTTCGATCTAACTCTAGTTTCCGAAGTCGGATATTATTGGTGTTGGGAAGACTTACGCAAAGCACAACAACTAATTCTGTCTCACCTAGAACCAGGCGGACATTTACTCTTAGTTCACTGGACTCTTTACGCCAAAGACTATCCACTCAGCGGCGATGAAGTCCACGAAGCATTTTTAGAACTCGTTCCTACTCAACTGCGTCATCTCAAAGCACAGAGAGAAGAACAATATCGGCTCGATTTATTTGAGAAAGTTGGTAGTTGGTAG
- a CDS encoding PIG-L deacetylase family protein → MSPITNKSLFSDPAILPWCSVAEIASKSAYRGAQPCAPTKAQGTIAKSVLVVAPHPDDETLGCGGAIALLQSLECRVNVLVISDGTMSHPRSRQYPAAKLRSLREAETRTATATLGIEASAVDFLRLPDGAIPTPEKPNFAAAVEMCRDRITALKPDTIFLPWRFDPHPDHRATWQIVHRALVEAQSLTPRFIEYPIWDWDETQRSDLATSNRITAWRLDISDVVEVKKQAIAAYRSQTTNLIDDDPEGFRLTPEMLANFTRPWEVYIEEL, encoded by the coding sequence ATGAGTCCGATAACTAACAAGTCGCTGTTTAGCGATCCGGCTATATTACCTTGGTGTAGTGTGGCTGAAATTGCCAGCAAATCTGCGTATAGGGGCGCACAGCCGTGCGCCCCTACCAAGGCACAAGGGACGATCGCGAAATCTGTACTGGTAGTTGCACCCCATCCCGACGACGAAACTTTAGGTTGTGGAGGCGCGATCGCCCTATTACAATCTCTAGAGTGTCGGGTCAATGTTTTAGTTATCAGCGATGGTACCATGTCTCACCCGCGATCGCGCCAGTATCCCGCGGCTAAATTGCGATCGCTGCGAGAAGCCGAAACCCGCACTGCTACAGCGACTTTAGGCATAGAGGCATCTGCGGTAGATTTTCTCAGATTACCGGATGGGGCAATTCCCACTCCAGAAAAGCCTAATTTTGCAGCAGCAGTCGAAATGTGTCGCGATCGCATTACTGCACTAAAACCAGATACAATTTTTCTTCCCTGGCGATTCGATCCTCACCCCGATCACCGCGCTACCTGGCAGATCGTCCATCGTGCCTTGGTAGAAGCGCAAAGCCTTACACCTCGATTCATTGAATACCCGATTTGGGATTGGGATGAAACACAAAGAAGCGATCTAGCAACAAGCAATCGCATTACAGCATGGCGGTTAGATATCAGCGATGTTGTCGAAGTGAAAAAACAGGCGATCGCGGCGTATCGTTCTCAGACAACAAATCTAATTGATGACGATCCAGAAGGCTTTCGTCTCACGCCAGAAATGCTGGCAAATTTTACCCGTCCTTGGGAAGTGTATATAGAAGAACTATGA
- a CDS encoding acyl-CoA dehydrogenase family protein — MRKVDTIAPLSTNEIGQQKLSLVEVLVKAEEIADFCASNAAAIDVNGAFPVKEFDSISQAGLLAAPLPPELGGLGLGIDSSRTWETLQLLKHIGRGNLAVGRIYEGHVNALQLIQTFGTQAQIEAYASDARDRHKIFGVWNAEASDGVKVFPMGDGKYQLQGSKTFASGSGYVERPFASGALPDSSWQMCIVPMEEVATVSDPAWWQPSGMRATASFKVDFSGVELDAGALIGKPGDYYRQPWLTTGVIRFAAVQLGGAEALFNETRKYLDKLGRTLDPYQQTRVGQMAIAIESGNLWLRGAADLVKAYAPTFAGDANTSNEQADKLVAYANMVRTAIEQICMDAIQLCERCVGTRGLLPPIPMERIIRDLTLYLRQPAFDAAIANVGQYALSESVPAHSLWSYESDN; from the coding sequence GTGCCAGCAATGCTGCGGCAATTGATGTCAATGGAGCCTTTCCAGTCAAAGAATTTGACTCGATCTCCCAAGCTGGTTTGCTAGCAGCACCTTTACCACCAGAATTAGGCGGACTGGGGTTAGGAATTGACTCTAGCCGCACCTGGGAAACGTTGCAATTGCTCAAACACATCGGACGGGGCAATCTTGCCGTGGGGCGGATCTATGAGGGACACGTCAACGCCTTACAATTAATTCAAACATTTGGGACGCAAGCACAAATCGAAGCGTATGCCAGCGATGCCCGCGATCGCCATAAAATATTTGGCGTGTGGAATGCAGAAGCTAGCGATGGCGTAAAAGTATTCCCAATGGGAGATGGCAAATATCAGTTGCAAGGCTCGAAAACCTTTGCCTCTGGTTCTGGCTACGTAGAACGTCCTTTTGCTAGTGGTGCTTTACCAGATAGTAGCTGGCAAATGTGTATCGTCCCAATGGAAGAAGTTGCTACAGTCAGCGATCCGGCTTGGTGGCAACCTTCAGGAATGCGGGCAACGGCAAGCTTTAAGGTAGATTTTAGTGGGGTAGAACTGGATGCTGGGGCGCTGATTGGCAAACCAGGAGACTACTACAGACAACCTTGGCTGACAACAGGAGTCATTCGGTTTGCTGCCGTACAGCTAGGTGGGGCAGAGGCATTATTTAACGAAACCCGCAAGTATCTCGACAAATTAGGCAGAACTCTCGATCCATATCAACAGACGCGGGTGGGGCAAATGGCGATCGCCATTGAAAGCGGTAATCTATGGTTGCGTGGCGCAGCAGATTTAGTCAAAGCATACGCCCCTACTTTTGCTGGTGATGCCAATACCTCCAACGAACAAGCAGATAAGTTAGTAGCATACGCCAATATGGTACGCACGGCGATCGAGCAAATCTGCATGGATGCAATTCAACTGTGCGAACGCTGTGTTGGGACGCGGGGTTTACTACCACCAATTCCAATGGAACGGATTATTCGAGATCTGACATTGTATCTGCGTCAACCTGCATTTGATGCGGCGATCGCTAATGTCGGACAGTATGCCCTATCTGAATCCGTGCCTGCACACTCTCTCTGGTCTTATGAGTCCGATAACTAA